Proteins encoded by one window of Lycium barbarum isolate Lr01 chromosome 11, ASM1917538v2, whole genome shotgun sequence:
- the LOC132618517 gene encoding organic cation/carnitine transporter 7-like isoform X2, whose translation MAQQEEEEDGLVYTLEEALTSVGIGKFQYMALCYAGLGFIAEAAETQILSFIGPALRSQWALSPTQESLMTTIVFVGMLIGAIFWGFISDTYGRRKGLLSVAIVTAVSAALSAFSPNYSLLLVVRMLVGFGVGGRPIYGSWFFEFVPSQNRGMWTTICIGFWTIGTILEAFLALKIAVVNKAQLPPGKLVSSQLTKELLSPGKNKISSVKSGFSSLLVLLSPALRRNTLLLWVVYTGNAFSYYGIVLLTSLFSSGRCQRSSIALHTNDDQSLYTNVLINSLAEIPGILLSAILVEKVGRKFTMALMYALYFLFLLPLLAPQLPALTTALLFGARAFIMGSSITVCVYCEEIYPTSIRSTGMGVATSAGRTGAMLSPIFAVQLVRGCHQMTAIISFEAVLVLSAVSVMLFSLETKGRELIDTLVL comes from the exons ATGGCACaacaagaagaagaggaggatggcCTTGTTTACACATTGGAAGAAGCACTCACATCAGTTGGAATTGGCAAATTTCAGTATATGGCTTTGTGTTATGCTGGTCTTGGTTTTATTGCAGAAGCAGCTGAGACTCAGATTCTTTCTTTTATAGGACCTGCTTTAAGGTCCCAATGGGCACTTTCTCCTACTCAAGAAAGCCTAATGACTACTATCGTTTTTGTTGGCATGCTTATTGGAGCTATATTTTGGGGCTTCATCTCAGACACTTATGGAAGAAG GAAGGGTCTTCTAAGTGTGGCAATAGTGACTGCAGTATCTGCAGCACTCAGTGCGTTTTCTCCAAATTATAGTTTGTTGCTTGTTGTGCGTATGTTGGTTGGATTTGGAGTAGGTGGACGACCTATATATGGATCTTGGTTTTTTGAATTTGTACCTTCACAAAACAGGGGGATGTGGACTACAATCTGTATAGGTTTTTGGACAATTGGAACAATACTTGAGGCTTTTTTGGCACTG aaaataGCTGTGGTCAATAAGGCACAACTTCCCCCTGGAAAGCTTGTCTCTTCTCAGCTGACTAAGGAATTGCTTTCTCCTGGAAAAAACAAAATCTCAAGTGTTAAATCGGGCTTCTCATCCTTACTAGTGCTTTTGTCCCCCGCATTACGTAGAAATACCCTCCTCTTATGGGTGGTTTATACTGGAAATGCCTTCTCATATTACGGCATTGTATTGCTGACCTCACTGTTTAGCAGTGGACGATGTCAACGCTCCTCAATTGCTCTGCACACGAACGATGATCAGAGCCTTTATACGAATGTGCTCATCAACAGTCTTGCAG AGATCCCCGGGATTCTTTTATCAGCTATACTGGTGGAGAAAGTTGGCCGGAAATTCACTATGGCACTTATGTATGCATTATACTTCCTATTCCTTTTACCGCTTCTTGCACCTCAATTGCCTGCTTTGACTACTGCCTTGCTATTTGGTGCTCGTGCTTTCATCATGGGAAGCTCCATCACTGTGTGTGTCTATTGTGAAGAG ATATATCCAACTTCTATAAGGTCTACTGGTATGGGAGTTGCAACTTCTGCGGGAAGAACAGGGGCCATGCTTTCTCCTATATTTGCCGTGCAATTGGTAAGAGGGTGCCATCAAATGACTGCAATCATATCTTTCGAAGCTGTTCTAGTTTTATCAGCAGTCAGTGTTATGCTCTTCTCACTAGAGACTAAGGGTAGGGAACTAATTGATACTCTTGTTCTCTAA
- the LOC132618517 gene encoding organic cation/carnitine transporter 7-like isoform X3: MAQQEEEEDGLVYTLEEALTSVGIGKFQYMALCYAGLGFIAEAAETQILSFIGPALRSQWALSPTQESLMTTIVFVGMLIGAIFWGFISDTYGRRKGLLSVAIVTAVSAALSAFSPNYSLLLVVRMLVGFGVGGRPIYGSWFFEFVPSQNRGMWTTICIGFWTIGTILEAFLALMIMPRMGWRWLLALSSIPSFAALLLFVFTVESPRYLCVIGRTNDACDILKKIAVVNKAQLPPGKLVSSQLTKELLSPGKNKISSVKSGFSSLLVLLSPALRRNTLLLWVVYTGNAFSYYGIVLLTSLFSSGRCQRSSIALHTNDDQSLYTNVLINSLADISNFYKVYWYGSCNFCGKNRGHAFSYICRAIGKRVPSNDCNHIFRSCSSFISSQCYALLTRD, from the exons ATGGCACaacaagaagaagaggaggatggcCTTGTTTACACATTGGAAGAAGCACTCACATCAGTTGGAATTGGCAAATTTCAGTATATGGCTTTGTGTTATGCTGGTCTTGGTTTTATTGCAGAAGCAGCTGAGACTCAGATTCTTTCTTTTATAGGACCTGCTTTAAGGTCCCAATGGGCACTTTCTCCTACTCAAGAAAGCCTAATGACTACTATCGTTTTTGTTGGCATGCTTATTGGAGCTATATTTTGGGGCTTCATCTCAGACACTTATGGAAGAAG GAAGGGTCTTCTAAGTGTGGCAATAGTGACTGCAGTATCTGCAGCACTCAGTGCGTTTTCTCCAAATTATAGTTTGTTGCTTGTTGTGCGTATGTTGGTTGGATTTGGAGTAGGTGGACGACCTATATATGGATCTTGGTTTTTTGAATTTGTACCTTCACAAAACAGGGGGATGTGGACTACAATCTGTATAGGTTTTTGGACAATTGGAACAATACTTGAGGCTTTTTTGGCACTG ATGATAATGCCAAGAATGGGTTGGAGGTGGTTACTGGCTTTATCATCTATACCATCATTTGCAGCGCTTTTGTTATTTGTATTTACAGTAGAATCTCCTAGATATCTGTGTGTCATAGGTAGAACAAATGACGCTTgtgatattttgaagaaaataGCTGTGGTCAATAAGGCACAACTTCCCCCTGGAAAGCTTGTCTCTTCTCAGCTGACTAAGGAATTGCTTTCTCCTGGAAAAAACAAAATCTCAAGTGTTAAATCGGGCTTCTCATCCTTACTAGTGCTTTTGTCCCCCGCATTACGTAGAAATACCCTCCTCTTATGGGTGGTTTATACTGGAAATGCCTTCTCATATTACGGCATTGTATTGCTGACCTCACTGTTTAGCAGTGGACGATGTCAACGCTCCTCAATTGCTCTGCACACGAACGATGATCAGAGCCTTTATACGAATGTGCTCATCAACAGTCTTGCAG ATATATCCAACTTCTATAAGGTCTACTGGTATGGGAGTTGCAACTTCTGCGGGAAGAACAGGGGCCATGCTTTCTCCTATATTTGCCGTGCAATTGGTAAGAGGGTGCCATCAAATGACTGCAATCATATCTTTCGAAGCTGTTCTAGTTTTATCAGCAGTCAGTGTTATGCTCTTCTCACTAGAGACTAA
- the LOC132618517 gene encoding organic cation/carnitine transporter 7-like isoform X1 — MAQQEEEEDGLVYTLEEALTSVGIGKFQYMALCYAGLGFIAEAAETQILSFIGPALRSQWALSPTQESLMTTIVFVGMLIGAIFWGFISDTYGRRKGLLSVAIVTAVSAALSAFSPNYSLLLVVRMLVGFGVGGRPIYGSWFFEFVPSQNRGMWTTICIGFWTIGTILEAFLALMIMPRMGWRWLLALSSIPSFAALLLFVFTVESPRYLCVIGRTNDACDILKKIAVVNKAQLPPGKLVSSQLTKELLSPGKNKISSVKSGFSSLLVLLSPALRRNTLLLWVVYTGNAFSYYGIVLLTSLFSSGRCQRSSIALHTNDDQSLYTNVLINSLAEIPGILLSAILVEKVGRKFTMALMYALYFLFLLPLLAPQLPALTTALLFGARAFIMGSSITVCVYCEEIYPTSIRSTGMGVATSAGRTGAMLSPIFAVQLVRGCHQMTAIISFEAVLVLSAVSVMLFSLETKGRELIDTLVL; from the exons ATGGCACaacaagaagaagaggaggatggcCTTGTTTACACATTGGAAGAAGCACTCACATCAGTTGGAATTGGCAAATTTCAGTATATGGCTTTGTGTTATGCTGGTCTTGGTTTTATTGCAGAAGCAGCTGAGACTCAGATTCTTTCTTTTATAGGACCTGCTTTAAGGTCCCAATGGGCACTTTCTCCTACTCAAGAAAGCCTAATGACTACTATCGTTTTTGTTGGCATGCTTATTGGAGCTATATTTTGGGGCTTCATCTCAGACACTTATGGAAGAAG GAAGGGTCTTCTAAGTGTGGCAATAGTGACTGCAGTATCTGCAGCACTCAGTGCGTTTTCTCCAAATTATAGTTTGTTGCTTGTTGTGCGTATGTTGGTTGGATTTGGAGTAGGTGGACGACCTATATATGGATCTTGGTTTTTTGAATTTGTACCTTCACAAAACAGGGGGATGTGGACTACAATCTGTATAGGTTTTTGGACAATTGGAACAATACTTGAGGCTTTTTTGGCACTG ATGATAATGCCAAGAATGGGTTGGAGGTGGTTACTGGCTTTATCATCTATACCATCATTTGCAGCGCTTTTGTTATTTGTATTTACAGTAGAATCTCCTAGATATCTGTGTGTCATAGGTAGAACAAATGACGCTTgtgatattttgaagaaaataGCTGTGGTCAATAAGGCACAACTTCCCCCTGGAAAGCTTGTCTCTTCTCAGCTGACTAAGGAATTGCTTTCTCCTGGAAAAAACAAAATCTCAAGTGTTAAATCGGGCTTCTCATCCTTACTAGTGCTTTTGTCCCCCGCATTACGTAGAAATACCCTCCTCTTATGGGTGGTTTATACTGGAAATGCCTTCTCATATTACGGCATTGTATTGCTGACCTCACTGTTTAGCAGTGGACGATGTCAACGCTCCTCAATTGCTCTGCACACGAACGATGATCAGAGCCTTTATACGAATGTGCTCATCAACAGTCTTGCAG AGATCCCCGGGATTCTTTTATCAGCTATACTGGTGGAGAAAGTTGGCCGGAAATTCACTATGGCACTTATGTATGCATTATACTTCCTATTCCTTTTACCGCTTCTTGCACCTCAATTGCCTGCTTTGACTACTGCCTTGCTATTTGGTGCTCGTGCTTTCATCATGGGAAGCTCCATCACTGTGTGTGTCTATTGTGAAGAG ATATATCCAACTTCTATAAGGTCTACTGGTATGGGAGTTGCAACTTCTGCGGGAAGAACAGGGGCCATGCTTTCTCCTATATTTGCCGTGCAATTGGTAAGAGGGTGCCATCAAATGACTGCAATCATATCTTTCGAAGCTGTTCTAGTTTTATCAGCAGTCAGTGTTATGCTCTTCTCACTAGAGACTAAGGGTAGGGAACTAATTGATACTCTTGTTCTCTAA